tgctatggtgttgctatggccataactcaaaaactacgcggtcaattattattattattttttaatgtgactttttgagacagcgaatgatgcatttaatacaattcaactgagtaaaacactcaaaagcgaaatccgaaaagctcttcagttgccctttaacttGTTTTTAAAAGGTGTATTTTTCCATTGTACTCAAGTTCCGCAGCTTAACAAGTTCGCACAGTTTGACGCTAACTCTGATGGAGGTCGGAGTGTCCGTAGCAAAATTAGGTGATGGTGCCACCATCCACAATAGTGACGTCTGTTTACATTGCTTACAGGGGCTGCTGCTGGTGgccaaaaaacacttctaatatccctcctctccgaagccggaagaggaggcggcatgtattTCCGTCGAGTTTGGGTTATGTGCGTTTGTGTTGGGAGGGGGAGTAAGGGGCGGGGGGGTctaatcatcagccaatcaaacgtgcgtttgaagtAGGAAAAAATGGTACATACGGTACATTCAGcaagaaaaaggggtaaatgtaagtccgaACGTAATgagaataattcacttaataataggagggtcaattctatccatacaacatatggaaagacaatcgaAATGACCTATGTACGtatctgaagtcattatataatgcaaatacgattgcttaaaatttggtgtggacatttgagcatcctgagaagttggtagtgttttgtccctaccgtaggcctacctttgcaaacctacgcccttgattgctAGCCCTCAAAGTGAAAATGGATTGTGGACATCTTTCACCATCAACGgtaatgaatgagttaatgtattTGTGCAAATAGTATGTGCGAGCAAATATTATTTGATACCTATTCAGTTGCTACTATCCATTGAGACTGGAAGTAAAATGACGATGTGGAGCACAAACTAGTGCACCTGCAGCCTTGGAGAATGAGACTGGAgctaagaaaataaaataaaataaataaggggGAAACTGGGGCACAAGAGGCCTGAAAGGGAGACGTAGCATAGCATCAAGCGGCAGATAGCCACAGAAAGTAGCGATTCTGCCATAAGGGATGAAGACAAGATGACAGGACTCTGTGTGAGATTTCACTTTGGATTTTTTCGGGGCCCCCGCAGGGATTTTGTGGAAGCGCAGCTGACAGGACTTGTGTGGAGAAGTCGGCTCTGTTCATTCCAACTAAGTAAAGAAGGCCTCAGTACAGGCGGTGGTGTACCAGCATGAATCCTCTAAGGTAGCAACCGTGTGTAATGTTGGTTTTTACTTTTTGGTTTTAGACCGACAAATTGCTGGACATTAGATCATTCAACACTGTTTTGCGTACTGTGCTGTGATTGTATGAAGATTGcaagaaatgccacatgccagcgGCACACTGATAGTCCTTGACATGACGGAGGAGGAAGGTGCCTGGTTTAAGTCACGGGTGTTAAAAAAAGTACGTTCATAGTGAGCTGCGTGCAGACCTCAGCTAGGggttatatagaccctactcacctacgtcacaaaatgggcgtgtcgctgtttccggccgccatattgtacctctttttcagacctattctcattgttttctattagtcgagcaagttatagagcaattcatggaagccccggtgttatctgacgctgtaaactcattggatccgttgcataaaaggcgttacgtggaaaagcttcagtttatccattcgccagatccgtatttgatgcctaaatcgatgtttttcgacccgctggcttcgcctgacatctgatacccacacaaaatcagcctattctcacgaaagtttgaaaaactttaagagcttggaggcttataaatgctacgttgctggttaggtgaaacacgtcctcgtacacgaaaattcggcaggaatcttgtgctcggaaggtgagttacgaaattttcaattgaaaatcttttgttcttgctaacatccactgtcaagtctaatgtatttcatgtcatttgtcaatggagctagggcttttaatgtttatatggtttagcgatagcactaactacatacatacgtgtatgttgtcggcgattagcctagcaatgatcttaattgtggttgtcagcccgaaaccctctaaatatatattaaatgcatcttaccagatataaaatgactactacataatctgtggtagtcgtttggagcccagttgtctcgtcgaattgcagcagtcaatcgcggcctcctcttcgtgtctctcggaatacggtaaaaattcaagtctctccgtctatcttctctgtttttgcaaccgaccgccacacacgacttcaccattttgagtattaatgttgacgagcagtaaaacgtgcaataataggaagaatttacgaagcgctaatgcatttctatggcgagtatgcggacatcatggcgcgggggcgtggctgtgacgtcacgtgagtagggtctataggcttgCGTTTGCACTAAGAGCGAGATGCGCCAAGTTTTACACTTGAGGACAGCTTCACGAAAATGTCGCTGTGGTTCATTCGATCGTTCATCTGTTGAGTCATTCATGTTAACTGCGATCTTGAGTAAtagaaattaaaacaaaacaaaacaaaaaaaaatccattgtaaaataaaataaaaatctgacACACGCACTCACAATTTCCTTATCATAATTTATGTGATTGTTCCTTGACAGTTATTCATAATAACCCTCATGGCTAAACAATTGAAGAAATGAAAAACTTCCACGACATGCCGAGTCACACAGTTAGTGAACATGTCATATTAAAGTGGTCGTGCTTTGATTTACTTATAACTGATACATTGCATTATTTTAACAAACATTAAGAGTTGAGATAATGCACAGAGTAAAAAGAAAATCCATGGCACTATTGGTCACACACAGGCAAGTACAATACTGTATGTGTCATTTAATACATGCAATTGAATATCTGTCCAGAGAACCTTTCTAAGCACCTTCTTGCATGATGGAAAATTAGAATGATGTCTCGTGATTCATGATTGTTCCTCTTGCCATTTCTTCATTGTACCAGAATaactaggggggaaaaaatccagtCTTGAAATGAGTTATCAGTACAAGTACACCCTGTGTCTCGCAGTACTGTCCATCATTAGCTGGCTTTTCAATCATCCGTTGTTTTATCCAAGGCAGTAGACATGTTATTCATAAACAGCAGCACCACTACCCAGATATCAGTCCGGCGTTGAAAAgctgttggatcaacattccgctgtcgatcttatatcgttgaatcaatgtcacttttgcaccctcaattaatgttgtttcaacgttgaagTCTAAAACCTAAAGggcatttcgattattaataatattggaacaacgctgaatcaatgttatggttttgaccaaaacgcccgctcatccatagTTCAATGATTTTTCagtcatatttcccggtcaatcatacatcaactatttgtcaacatagttcatcaactataaaacaatgttaatccaACCATcacctgacataccatagaacaatgttgtttcaacgtcacttgacgtcgaaaatttcgaaaaccatactgatgattttgatggaaaatcaacgtttattcaatgtcggtctgctatctgggtaatGTTTTCGAATTGAAAAGCACATCATGTCATTGCACAGCAGCCAGCCAATCACCGTGAGAGTTGAAATTGAGCATACTTCCTATTTCGTTTGCTACattccttttatttattaaagtatgtTGGTCAGTCATTTTAGTAATATAACTTCATGTCAATATGTGCTACAAATAAAGATCATTTTGAAGGGGGCAAAATTGAATTCATTCATGTCTTAATAAATTTGCTTAGAGATGCCAAGTCATTCGCGGTGATacatgtctaatccatttaaactgggagggctggtagtgatcattcactgtcagtcctccaagttcaaatggattgaacattcatcgccgtcaatagcactgTGAATATTATCATTCATCACCAGTCCTACCAGTCAGACCAGTGGTCTAttgtcatcaatggcagtgaacgaTTTAAAAGCAAACAAGAATTAAAGCACTCAGTCATGCTACgatcagatttttttcattcccGCATTGACCTGAAGGAGCAAAGGGGGCGCCATTTTACTACATGGCCATTAAATTAGCATGGTCGTTCGATTGAAATGCACATCAGTACGCAGTTGAAAAACTAGGAAAGTACAAAACACTTCGTTTGTATCACAATATTCACtgtgaaaaaaatgtgtaagtGTAGCTAAGTGTTCATGACAATTGAGAAATTCCGCACCTTAAGTAATGAACAAGTGACCTTTATACATGAGCCATAAACACACTCAcacccacgcacacacacacttaacTAACGTACCACTGAGGCGATCAAGTCAAGTCAGCAGCGACAAGCAGTTGGGAATGCAGTTAAATAGATTCATGGAGCATGATACAAGATCATCCAtcaatttgttgttttgttaagGGTCACAGGTGAGCTGAAGCCTTCCCATCTGTATTTGACGTTACACCTAAGGGCCTGATCTGAGGTTCGAGCCCAGAACTTATCATATGTGTGGCAGACGTGCTACCCACTAACCCACTAAATTATCATGCTGCTGATTTAAAATCATATTCAACCTAATGTAggctcaaagttttaaaacaaactttatttagGGATACAACATATATAAATCTTTCTCAAATGTTTTATGGGGGCAATCACAAATGTCCGCAATATCTAACTCAAATGTTGTAAATCTTTCCATGGCTGAAGaacctattttttttctctagatGATTTTTCttaagaaaatgaaaacattgacatgaaaaaaaaaacaaatgaagaaaAAGTGAAGAGTTCAAAACACTGAAAAGTCCAGCAGTCTCTAGTCTAACTGCTCTTGCTTTATCCTATTCGAATTGGGTCCTCCTCGCTGGATCGTCCTCCTGAGTTCCCGCCTCAGAATGTACTCGCTGAACTGGGACGAGTCCACGCCTCCCCCGCAGGAACCAGCAATCTCGAAGCCTCGCTGCTGCAGACGCTCCAGAACCTGAAAAGGTGGGGGCATGAGAAATTAATTGAGAGAGACAGAAAAAAGCGtgggcactttatttgcatCATATGCAATGTCGACTGAGATGACTTGGAAGTGCTCAGTAGCACGTAAAATAGGATGCACTTTGCTAGGGTTGCTGTCTAATAGCACAGTGTACaggtatatgtgtgtatattgtatatgtatatatatttatatatatttggcATACATTTGACATGTATGCCTCACAGTGCTGAGATCCATGGTTTAATCCCGGgctttggccttcctgtgtggagtttgcatgttctccccctgcctgcgtgggttttctccaggtactctggtttcctcccacatcccaaaatcaTGCATAGAAGGCTgactgaacactccaaattgtcccttAGTATGCATCTGTGAATGAGCGGTTGTCTCTTTGTGGCCTGCAGTTAGCAGTAACCAATTCAGGGTTTACTCCATCtagtgcccatagttagctgggataggctccagtaccccttgaccctcatgaggataagcagtatagaaaatgaatgaatatatacagtatattacttTGGGATGGGTCAATATGACCCATGATCTTAAAGAGGAGCATAAGAAGCTGTTAAAAAGGATTGGTATATTGTTTGATATTTATCTGGTgattcaaataaatatatttttgtagacAGCCACAATGTGTGGCAGATATCCCCAAATGTAATaacttagcattagcatttgaattattggctgccatttccaGCGACAGACTTTCAATCTATTTTGGCTGGAGGGTTGGAAGTGAGTGATcactggattagacgtctattgcaGTCATTGCTACTGAAACATAATAATTCACAGCCAAacctcccagtcgaaatggatttgGCATCCGTCCCTGTTAAtagcagctaatgttttttttttttttttttttaatgacaagcTCCACAGTGAGCTTGCAACTGTTGTTGTTTGTGATGCCACTTTGGTCCTCAGCAGGAAATGGCCTGTGACTACGCCTCTAACGGCAAATATGAAAGTCTTATTACTAACTAGCTTCTCACAGAATGTAGAAGTTAGATATGATACATTCTATGGGCGATGTGTGTATTTCATCAGCATTTTCACATGATCTACAAGTATATGATTTTGAATAGACTTTActcagaaactttcactttGAGTTTGGGAACCTAAAACTGTTTGAGTGTGAGCGTGCTTTGGAAAAAAACTTACCAACTTAAAAATATACCAGTTTCCCATTTTCCTGCAGATTTCAACATGTTTACATGTTTTTCTGTAGTCAACTGCAATAACCTGGGTGGCAGGGTGGTAATGCAAATGTTCAATGATCAAAATTGGCTAGtttgtttattaaaataaaagaCTGTTTTCTCAGGactttgaagagaaaaacaTGGCTCGTCTTTGGCCACCTCAGAttgaatccattttgacaaatTTGCTTTCCAGCCAATTGACAAGTGAATCAGTAACTTGATTGTTATTGACTAAAccaagtagagatttgtgtacgtcgccctcCAGTGGtttgccgccattactggggtgtttgcacaccctcAGCCCAAAGTCaaccaatgtaaacagtaacgttagctgctcttGGCTGTGTGCGGCACAACTCAGCAATGGTGGGCGGGGTACTTCCAGCTGTTTTGCTCGAATGAGTCAATACCGTACCCCAACTAATAATTGTCACCACCTAGTGACAAAACAGTTCATTAAATACTGACTCTGAATCCCAAATAATACCACCGTTTATCCCAGTGATATCCAGTCATGGCTTGTATTAGGGTTGAACGATAttagaaaaaactgacattgtgacttttgggggatttgcgatcaatattgcaatataaaaactagaagaattttcaccagatgacttgaatagttcTGGGAGGAtattggttgactcaccatgaccaaaTGGTATTCATACAATACCATTTAATCAAGACTAAGGGGGttaatctgtgaatgatgaagtttGCTGTATATAACTGGGATCCAGGATGAcatgtctctgcacacttggtgcttttatgaagaaaaaaacaaacaaacaaacaaaaaaatggcacgtcctgcgatgggactacTGCGCaagcgcacattgcgatggcgatgtttagacgatatattgtgcaggcctagctTGTGTTATTTTTGAAGGTCCATCAGCAATAttccaccaacaaaacaacggaatacatttaaaacaaacTTTAAAAGTCCCTTGTTGTCTTGCGTGTTTTGGTTGTGTGTACATGTTTGCTAGCTAGCCGCCTTGCAGACATTCACAGACGTGTCCTGGGGGCTTGTAAGATCACATTCCATCGAAGAGGCCTGAGGGAGCAGTGTGGCTTTCTCTTCAGCATTTGGCTCAGTGTGGGCTGCTCACCCCCACCCCCTTCCCGTTTTCCCCATTTCTCCCCCTTGCCCCAGGCCCAAGCCTCCACTGAAACTACAAAGGTCTCCCATACTGCTGGCAGCCCCCCCACCTTCTCTCAAACCCCCTTCCCATCTCTCCCTGCCTCCATTAGCTGCAGATACAGCATCCACCGCCGGCGTGCTTTAATAACCAAACAGGATTATGGGCCCAGCCTGAGGACAAGCTGCTAGGGAGCGCGCGCAGTTTCTCTCTTGCACTCACTTCTgagacgtttttttgtttgtttgttttcagatTGTCCAGATCAATGTCAAATCTATTCAAATAAGCCTCCACTGCTTCAATAATGTATAACAGGAGAACAGAGAATTTAAACATCTGAGAAGTGTTTCTTCTAACGGACTGGATGCTCAGTGTCATGTCAGTGCCACCAATTTTCTATCCATCCATTTCATATTGTGCTTGTCCTCATTAGGGTCATGGATGAGCTGGAGCCTATTCCAGATGATTTTGAGCAAAAGGCCAGGCAAACCCTGGTGTGGTCATGATCCACCCAATCCCAGGGTACATACAGGTATACAGAAAAACATTCGCATTTATGAACAATTTAGAATCTTCACCGCAGCAGTTCTCAAAcattttttggtttcgggatccTTTAAAGGGGAGAAATGTTTCCATGGATCACCTCGGAACCCCAACACTATTTAAAGCACGTGGATGTAtggttagcatgtctgcctcAATATTTGGAGACTAAGGGTTTTAGTTGTTTGTGTTAAGCCTGCCCTGAGATTTAGAATAGGCAATTATGCTATCGGAAAATAAatctgaaaacattaaaagataaAACTGATGCCTACAGTAAATAAGGGTTCTTCGGTTTATCAGGGTTCTGTTCCCATGGAGGCAATGTAACACATACTGCATTTCTGTGTAATCATGAATGTGCTGTCTATCGTTGACTAAGCAGTCGTAAGTCATAATTACagtaaacaaaaaacacatttagGCCATGATTATAACCCAATAAAATTGTTTTCTTGATTTCAAAATGATGTACTGTATAAGGCTAATAAAACTATTTTACCTAAAATGATTACATAAAGTTTGAAGAAAAAATAAGGAACTACATCTTGAAAAGCTTACATGATTTAGAACATAAGTAATTGAAAGAAGTATAAAGTTGAAAGGTGTGTAGTTATAAAACAACccaacaataaaaacaaaaaagttaatATATTCAGAAAGCTTTTTAAGGCAGCTCTACTAAGAAATTAAgaaatcatttataaatggagtTATCTGcaaaaactgcaaaataaaagATTGACAAGAtttttgatttattaataaGACAGACTATTGTAGGAAATGTGATCTATTTTGGGGGCACAACATTTCTCTTCatttcctttccttttttgatggaaacgtttttttttgtttgtttgttttaattatttctcatataaaatgaaataaagttaATACAGTTAGTACGACGGTATCACTTAACAAATTCACATGACATTTTTACCTGAACAGAGTTGAGGGGGCAGAACCCATTGAGCGGAAAGCGGATGACGTGCGTGGAGTCGTGGTTCCATCCGGCTTTGACGGAGTTGCACATTGCGTCGCCGATTTCGGGAAAAATGTCCTCGATCAGTGCCTTGTCGCCACTCAGCGTGATCCTTTCACCCAGGTCTGGTGCCACGCGCACTACCACACACTCGCAGGGTCGAGACACTCGGCCCAGCTCCTGATCCTGGCGCCAGTGCTCCAACTCAGTCAACATGGGCTGGAGCTGAAAGTATCTGGCCTCCTCATACAGCAGGCTATAGTCCTGAAAGACAAGCGTGCCAGGCACATTGGGACACCCCGACAAGTGAGTGTTTGTTATTCCATGTCATTTTGGGTCAACACTGTTTGGCATGAATACCTAGGCTGTATTTATTGAACAAGCTTATCAGAGCAACTGGAGAGTAGACATTACAGAAGATGTTTTGAGAGTGACACATAACAAAACTAATTACAGTGATGTTATACTGTAACAGAGGCCTCTTGTTTTTACTGCTTTCATGTGGTTTGGGGTTTCTGTGTCGCCGTGTCTGCTGCACAGACTGAACCGTCATTGTCTGAATTTTTACCCACTGTTAATGCAATCATTCAGCAGTCTCGTGCCAATCATTTTACAGGGTTTGTACAGATATCCGCAAATCTTATTTAAAGCCACTTTAATCTAATTTGATGCCCATGGCCGACTGCAAATAATTTCACATACACAACTTGTAGGTAGAGTTttctgataatgactttttaaccgataacccgatattgtccaactccaaaaatccaatactGATATCAAAGCAAAACCGATATATGCATTCgtcgacttaacatattatggctaaatcTATAGTGTTGGAtatactttaataatgacaaATGTAACAACACAGTTTTCCAATAGGCagaaacaacttcaactgaagttatcgaAAAAGTGCTTATATGTTGCACCTCTATATTTATCgttgaaaacaaaataatgcaaacatcagaatttggatcaagtgcaaagtgccagtAAGGCACTATCATATCACATATGGCTCACACAGTGtttctggctcaaaataacaacatagtcacacagcttcagtacagtgaataagttatgtaatgagtttataattcattatttttcaaacatttattgttcatttaatttttgaacCATGAATGCAATGGTCTACTCACATAACCAATTCAAAGCATCTTAGttaggagacatctaatggtcaattagCATAACTGctttgctaagctgtgaccagcccttgtacaaaggcagaaggcttctacattcactttgaaggcaacatgcatattggccctaaACCGATAATGAACAAACGATGTCAGTATTATCcgatgtcattttaaaatgcatttaaaggcCGATATTATCGGCTGTCTTATCCTGTAATGATTTTATCCCGGCTACCAGATTATATAAGACAActgaaataatgtaaaaaaaaataaagttttttgaaccatcaagttaacataatttttaatgcctcGAACATTCATTTTAATACTATTTtaggcctgaattttgacaaaatccatttaaagaCTCTTAATGGATTTTAATGACCCGCATAAGCCCTGTTTTAGCTGCACCACTGACTGGAATTTTTCACGCCATTTTTGCTGTGTAGATTAAGTACAAAAACAGGTTGGccaaaaataactcaaaacctACAGTTTTACCAATGACTTGactgtcaaagaaaaaaaaaaaattaaactgtgtTTGAGGATGTATTGCATAAGTGGTGTAGCCCAGGGGTGTGCCAACCTGTCCTCAAAGGCCAAAGTGGGTCCAGGTCTTTGTTCCAattgatccagcacagacagtttaaacaATGAGGTTTCCGCGGAAACAAGAagtacctgactgcaatcgagtgATTGCACTTgtgaaacaccagattggtgaaaaggtgtcctcttgatgggttggaacaaaatcccgcACCCACCGCGgctctttgtggaatagtttgcccaccccagtAGCCTAAACCTAACTTGTAATAATAACAGGGTTGCATGGGGACAACACAACTGCTTGCTGGTTGACCTCAAAGGCATCACAATGGAGTTCTCTTTATGAGTTGAATTGGGCCCGTCTTTTGTCTTTGCTTATTTTAGCTGGCATACTTTCCACTAATGGAGCCTCGGTGTGGATAATCTATCAGATGATGTGAGTCTTTGCCTTCTCCCAGGGGGCAAGTCAAGTAATTACTGACTAAATGGTACACAACAGTTAAATGGTGGGAATACTAATGGGTCACATGTAGTGTAATTCACCCTTGGCACAAAGACTATTTGTTCATGTTTCACAATGATAGATTGTTTGTTTTCCCCATTTCCTATCTTAGATCTTTTGCCATAGGAACCCTTGCTTGGAAGACCCCGATGTTCATAGCAATTCAAACATGGCTTCTTAACCCAAAGGCGCGTGTATTGTGAGTCTAGCGACTTGCAGAAGCGCTGAGTGGCCAATGAGATTTTCTGTCAGCTTACTTTGAAGTCATCCGGGATGAGCAGCTTGGACGTCCTGAGGAAGTTGAGGATGTAGCGGAACATGTGTCCGTCTCTGTCAATGAAGTAGTGCTGCTTCAGGCTGTCCAACACTATGGGCTCAGTGCCATCAAAGAGGCGGCCGATTCTGTGCGGTGACAGGAGACGTGTTGAAAGCGAAAAGAGATAGTAACCGTCTCCCTATAAACatcctttttaattttacatgtaATAAAGATTGCATTGAAAAGGGACATGTAATGAGAAATTGACTTGTCTTTGCTTGCATATAAATACAGCGGAAATCCACTATTTGGGAGACAACGAAAACAAAAATCCATGAATAATTGATGACCATGAAAatgcatttaaattaaaaaaaataaacccaaATAATTATTGAGTAACATCAAAATTGTCTATAATCACTttcgacaattaaaaaaaagcaacaaaatttaaaaaataataattcaaaaaataaattaaaacccAGGTGAATTTGCATGTCTATGACCAGGCGAAAATGTCTGCAAAATGTCTctacattattttttatatcctTTTGATGGCACATTATTAGGTTTGTAGAAAATCTGTGCTGAAAATGTGTACAATGTCCTTCTTCAAGGTATTTTAGTTAGTCCTTTTTGCCTGCCTCGGCAAACAGCCAGTCGTTTGGTTGACTGTATCAAATTCAATGTATAATGTTTAAATTTAAACTCTTTACCCTGATTGGCCGTTGCAAGTACAAGTGTCGGTGGGTCACTTTTTAGCTGAAGCACTCGCATGGCCTTTGGCGAGAGGATGTTTAGGAAGCACAAAGTGGGCAAGTATGTGCATAACAAGGCACGGAATGACACAGAGCATCACCAATCTGATATCAGCTTGTTTGCAAAGTGGTTTGACTTACAAAAACGATTACACTTAAAACAGAAACCCCATTGTCATAGATGACAAACTTCTTACAGGTCACACACTATTTTTGACCCATCTTATGCATGAAGCAGTTGAAAAATTGCAGTTAGGTTCTGCGGTTTACAttgctgatttttttcccaaaataatagcatttattaattttattatctTCTGCATAATTGCCTGTGAAACCACTTACTTGTCATTTATCAGGGTtattaatacagtatatacaattaatgcatttttaaaaggTCTCGGTTATATTTAATTTGCTGCTATTTTTGGTGGGGCCTTATCTTCCCCCCCATAAAGAGCAATGGTTCACTCTAACTCACTTGTGTGAGATTGAAATGAGGCGTGTAaaatgttctaggatttttaaTTTAGGCGTATTCTGGCCAAAGCAAGACACATGCAGAAATGTTATTACAAGTTTTAAATGATAACAATGCAGGGCTCCAGAATAACATTTTTTACCAGGAGCACAGTTGCCTCCAACTTAAAGTGGATTCACAGGCAAACACTGTAAATCGCCATGCAAAGttttcataataaatgcataaaactacaaacttataaatgtttttaaccGTGAAGTAGTTTGtcagcacaacaacaaaaacctaTAATGTTACTGGTCACACATGTGcgagtagatgaaaaaaaaatatatatatatatatatactcgtA
The DNA window shown above is from Corythoichthys intestinalis isolate RoL2023-P3 chromosome 14, ASM3026506v1, whole genome shotgun sequence and carries:
- the kctd1 gene encoding BTB/POZ domain-containing protein KCTD1 isoform X2; the encoded protein is MSRPMITRSPVSPLSNQGIPTPAQLTKSNAPVHIDVGGHMYTSSLATLTKFPESRIGRLFDGTEPIVLDSLKQHYFIDRDGHMFRYILNFLRTSKLLIPDDFKDYSLLYEEARYFQLQPMLTELEHWRQDQELGRVSRPCECVVVRVAPDLGERITLSGDKALIEDIFPEIGDAMCNSVKAGWNHDSTHVIRFPLNGFCPLNSVQVLERLQQRGFEIAGSCGGGVDSSQFSEYILRRELRRTIQRGGPNSNRIKQEQLD
- the kctd1 gene encoding BTB/POZ domain-containing protein KCTD1 isoform X1, producing MDETDIMDLTHQKARKRPRPITSADEAAVHAPLKRTPMRAAECRETSLMYAVRGEPLPAASLKQNDHSVTSSPTNVMPAQDNRSSMSRPMITRSPVSPLSNQGIPTPAQLTKSNAPVHIDVGGHMYTSSLATLTKFPESRIGRLFDGTEPIVLDSLKQHYFIDRDGHMFRYILNFLRTSKLLIPDDFKDYSLLYEEARYFQLQPMLTELEHWRQDQELGRVSRPCECVVVRVAPDLGERITLSGDKALIEDIFPEIGDAMCNSVKAGWNHDSTHVIRFPLNGFCPLNSVQVLERLQQRGFEIAGSCGGGVDSSQFSEYILRRELRRTIQRGGPNSNRIKQEQLD